In Jeotgalibaca arthritidis, a single genomic region encodes these proteins:
- a CDS encoding DsrE family protein, whose product MKVVFHIDELERWEETTKNVKNLVKIAPEIDTVILVNGIAINGFLEENHLSFIKMSGVHFHACNNALHANNITKEQLPENVVIVPAGVLDLIELQNAGYAYIKP is encoded by the coding sequence ATGAAAGTTGTCTTTCATATCGATGAATTAGAGAGATGGGAAGAAACTACAAAAAACGTCAAAAACCTGGTAAAAATCGCTCCAGAAATAGACACTGTCATTTTAGTCAACGGAATCGCAATCAATGGATTTCTAGAAGAGAACCATCTCTCCTTTATTAAAATGTCTGGAGTTCACTTTCATGCTTGCAATAATGCTCTCCATGCTAACAATATAACGAAGGAACAGCTTCCAGAAAATGTCGTTATCGTTCCAGCAGGTGTACTTGATCTCATTGAGCTTCAAAATGCGGGTTACGCCTACATCAAACCATAA
- a CDS encoding 3-deoxy-7-phosphoheptulonate synthase, with the protein MSFTALSKNINMESVKSISKLTEKEAAKKAARDEELRAIIEGRDKRFLLVMGPCSADNEDAVLEYARRLSKLQDEVKDKVFIVQRVYTNKPRTNGDGYKGLLHQQDPAGEINLVRGMVAVRKMHKRVLTETGLTTADEMLYPDNLQFVEDLVSYHAVGARSVENQQHRFVASGIDHPTGLKNPTSGNINVMFNAVYAAQQKQELMYNGAEVETSSNPLAHVILRGGLTDAGEFVPNYHYDDLVKTIKAYQKGNFKNPFIMIDTNHDNSGKNYNEQIRIVQEVLTNRDWNEDIKEYVRGFMIESYLEDGRQEPGGSVFGQSITDPCLGWEKSEALVRYIADHV; encoded by the coding sequence ATGAGTTTCACGGCTTTGAGTAAAAATATTAATATGGAATCAGTTAAATCAATTTCAAAATTAACAGAAAAAGAAGCTGCTAAAAAAGCAGCACGAGATGAAGAATTACGCGCGATTATTGAAGGTAGAGACAAGCGCTTTTTATTAGTCATGGGACCTTGTTCCGCAGACAACGAGGACGCAGTCTTGGAGTATGCGAGACGTTTATCTAAATTACAGGATGAAGTAAAAGATAAAGTTTTTATCGTTCAACGCGTTTATACTAATAAGCCACGTACAAATGGCGATGGCTACAAAGGTTTATTGCACCAACAAGATCCTGCAGGCGAAATTAACTTAGTTCGTGGTATGGTAGCTGTTCGTAAAATGCACAAACGAGTGCTTACTGAAACGGGTCTGACAACAGCAGATGAAATGCTTTACCCAGATAATCTACAATTTGTAGAAGATTTAGTGAGCTATCATGCTGTAGGGGCGCGTTCTGTTGAAAACCAACAGCACCGTTTTGTCGCAAGTGGGATTGACCATCCAACCGGTTTGAAAAATCCAACAAGCGGCAATATCAATGTGATGTTCAACGCTGTTTATGCAGCCCAACAAAAACAAGAATTAATGTACAATGGTGCAGAAGTAGAAACGAGCTCTAACCCATTGGCACATGTTATTTTACGTGGTGGCTTAACCGATGCTGGAGAATTTGTACCTAACTACCATTACGATGACTTGGTAAAAACAATTAAGGCTTACCAAAAAGGAAACTTCAAAAATCCGTTTATTATGATTGATACGAACCATGATAATTCAGGTAAAAACTACAACGAGCAAATTCGTATCGTTCAAGAAGTTCTAACTAACCGTGACTGGAACGAAGACATTAAGGAATATGTTCGTGGCTTTATGATTGAAAGTTACTTGGAAGATGGCCGTCAAGAACCGGGAGGAAGCGTATTTGGCCAGTCGATTACTGACCCATGTTTAGGCTGGGAAAAATCAGAAGCACTAGTCAGATATATTGCGGACCATGTTTAA
- a CDS encoding nuclease-related domain-containing protein translates to MLDKSDYLTSYDYLNKRLTENDPHYLRQKDGYDGEAYLFAKLKRCSFPMLVCHDLLLSRGVTTQLDFVIILSDRILLLDVKHYKGSYTYQDGEFYDRKKEKLGSNPLIQLHRASNVLEAILKDGGINMPIERKLIFTHEQFCLYGNQPDLPIVLLSQLVNYFNYLEKVSGPLTDYHHRIASYLENIKLKRNPYEKLPKYSFDSLNKGIFCLDCDKTYTISRHRNLVCDKCGCRESKSVAVSRMIAEFELLFPDVKPSPKLLKEWCGDLVSIELVGIVLRRCR, encoded by the coding sequence ATGCTAGATAAATCAGATTATTTAACTAGCTATGATTATTTAAACAAACGATTGACAGAAAATGACCCACATTACCTACGCCAAAAAGATGGATATGACGGTGAGGCCTATCTCTTCGCTAAGCTTAAACGTTGCTCGTTTCCTATGCTAGTCTGCCATGATTTACTTTTATCACGTGGCGTCACGACTCAGTTGGATTTTGTCATTATTTTATCTGATCGTATTTTATTATTGGATGTCAAACATTACAAAGGCAGTTACACTTACCAAGACGGCGAATTTTACGACCGAAAAAAAGAGAAACTCGGCTCAAACCCACTCATTCAACTCCACCGAGCGAGTAATGTGCTGGAGGCTATTCTGAAAGATGGCGGCATCAACATGCCGATTGAACGGAAATTAATTTTTACCCACGAGCAATTTTGCTTGTATGGCAATCAACCCGATTTACCTATTGTGTTGCTGTCGCAACTCGTCAACTATTTCAATTATCTGGAGAAGGTCTCAGGGCCTTTGACTGACTATCATCATCGGATTGCCAGCTATTTAGAAAATATAAAATTAAAGCGTAATCCTTATGAAAAACTGCCAAAATACTCTTTTGACTCTTTGAATAAGGGGATATTCTGCTTAGACTGCGACAAGACCTATACCATCAGTCGCCATCGAAATTTAGTTTGTGACAAGTGTGGCTGCCGAGAAAGCAAGTCTGTAGCGGTAAGCAGGATGATTGCAGAATTTGAACTACTTTTTCCAGATGTCAAACCTAGCCCAAAGTTGCTAAAAGAGTGGTGCGGCGATTTAGTGAGTATTGAACTTGTCGGAATTGTTTTAAGAAGATGTAGATGA
- a CDS encoding L-threonylcarbamoyladenylate synthase codes for MTADKYVKWNGTPQTEAIELLKTGGKTIVCPTKVGYIIGTTDRAGLERKFSAKNRNRNKPGVVLIGSLEQLDALAEMTPAIREFYEKCWQEDVLLGCILPWKESGKQYIPNDGSSELMTDVRDTSCFVIKFGVPGEQIAAARWSDGNGMFFASSANPSGKGNRGVVAGIGERIENEADLIIEGDDYVRSIQPEKTVETRYEQGVMISFVDKEGKLVPDQGDQRSVTPAPVLIRKGLDVERIMMHLSDGYNSWDYRHGEYY; via the coding sequence ATGACAGCAGACAAATATGTAAAATGGAACGGCACACCACAAACTGAGGCAATTGAACTATTAAAAACAGGCGGAAAAACAATCGTATGTCCCACAAAAGTAGGGTATATCATTGGTACGACAGATCGAGCGGGGCTAGAGCGCAAATTCTCAGCTAAAAACCGTAACCGTAACAAACCGGGCGTTGTTTTAATTGGCTCGCTTGAGCAATTGGATGCTTTAGCTGAAATGACTCCTGCTATTCGCGAATTCTATGAAAAATGTTGGCAAGAAGATGTGTTGCTAGGCTGTATCTTACCTTGGAAAGAATCTGGTAAACAGTATATTCCAAATGATGGTTCGTCTGAATTAATGACTGACGTTCGCGACACAAGCTGTTTTGTTATTAAATTTGGCGTTCCTGGTGAACAAATTGCCGCAGCGCGTTGGAGTGACGGAAACGGCATGTTCTTTGCTAGTTCTGCTAATCCATCTGGAAAAGGAAACCGTGGTGTGGTTGCTGGAATTGGTGAACGTATTGAAAATGAAGCAGATTTAATTATTGAAGGCGACGACTATGTGCGTTCGATTCAACCAGAAAAAACAGTTGAAACACGCTACGAACAAGGTGTGATGATTTCTTTCGTTGATAAAGAAGGAAAGCTTGTGCCTGACCAAGGTGACCAACGTTCTGTTACACCAGCGCCTGTTTTAATCCGTAAAGGGTTGGATGTTGAACGTATTATGATGCACTTGTCTGATGGTTATAACTCATGGGATTACCGCCACGGTGAATACTACTAA
- a CDS encoding HAD family hydrolase encodes MAYLKEQSFLLAIVTGKARRSLDISLEQLEMADLFDYIITGDDVEKAKPHPEGIFKVLDNLKLKKEDVIFVGDSDADIAAGLDAGVHTVGVQWLKNYQTLDFSYEPHHYFDDARLFKAYVADYFKEETK; translated from the coding sequence CTGGCTTATTTAAAAGAGCAAAGTTTTTTACTGGCTATCGTAACCGGTAAAGCTCGTCGAAGTTTAGATATTTCGTTAGAACAATTAGAAATGGCTGACCTGTTCGATTATATCATTACCGGCGATGATGTTGAGAAAGCCAAACCACATCCAGAAGGTATTTTTAAGGTGCTGGACAATTTAAAACTGAAGAAAGAGGATGTCATTTTTGTTGGGGATAGTGATGCAGACATTGCGGCTGGGTTGGATGCGGGTGTTCACACGGTTGGTGTGCAGTGGCTGAAAAATTACCAGACGCTCGATTTTTCCTATGAACCCCATCATTATTTTGATGATGCTCGCTTATTTAAAGCTTATGTGGCTGACTACTTTAAAGAAGAAACGAAATGA
- the leuD gene encoding 3-isopropylmalate dehydratase small subunit, with product MRAFTVHTGKSVAIMEDNINTDQILPSAHLNRIEKTGYGEFLFDNWRYLSKDPRLDNPDFILNHPDRKDASILVVGDNFAGGSSREHAVWALNDYGFRVVIAGGFSDIFYMNSLKNGLLALTLPLADRQELAQLASDEAVTVDLEEQVVRAAGKSYTFSIEDEWRHKLLGGIDDITETMAYEDLILAYEEKWNEFYAFK from the coding sequence ATGAGAGCTTTTACCGTTCATACCGGTAAATCGGTAGCGATTATGGAAGATAATATTAATACCGACCAAATTTTACCGAGTGCCCATTTAAATCGTATTGAAAAAACAGGTTACGGCGAATTTCTATTTGATAACTGGCGCTATCTATCAAAGGATCCTCGCCTTGACAATCCAGATTTTATTCTCAATCATCCAGATCGAAAAGACGCATCCATTCTTGTTGTAGGTGATAACTTTGCTGGTGGGTCGTCTCGTGAACATGCCGTTTGGGCGCTGAATGATTATGGTTTCCGTGTAGTCATTGCGGGTGGCTTTAGTGATATTTTTTATATGAACAGCTTAAAAAATGGCTTATTAGCGTTGACGTTACCCTTAGCTGACCGACAAGAGTTGGCTCAGTTAGCGAGTGATGAAGCGGTAACCGTTGACCTTGAAGAGCAAGTTGTTCGAGCAGCTGGCAAGTCATACACCTTCTCCATTGAAGATGAGTGGCGTCATAAACTATTAGGTGGTATTGATGATATTACCGAAACAATGGCTTATGAAGACCTCATTCTAGCTTATGAAGAAAAATGGAATGAATTTTATGCCTTTAAGTAA
- a CDS encoding GNAT family N-acetyltransferase, with translation MDIKAIYSDLPQLETDRLILRKLKKEDVSDIYEYGSNDQVSQYTTWPTHQTLADSQAFVDFVLDRYQNQVLAPWGIEHKETGKLIGTIDFVSWQPNHQTAEIGYALSQAYWGKGLMTEATKEVIRFGFQQMDLVRIQAKCLTKNIGSRRVMEKAGMTYEGTHQKVLKIKGQHWDVHVCAIVK, from the coding sequence ATGGACATCAAAGCGATCTACAGCGATTTACCACAACTTGAAACAGACCGACTCATTCTTCGAAAGTTAAAAAAAGAAGATGTTTCAGACATTTATGAATACGGCTCCAACGATCAAGTGTCTCAATACACCACTTGGCCGACTCATCAAACACTGGCTGATTCACAAGCTTTTGTGGATTTCGTGTTAGATCGTTACCAAAATCAGGTGCTTGCTCCGTGGGGAATTGAACATAAAGAAACAGGTAAATTGATTGGAACCATTGATTTTGTAAGCTGGCAGCCCAATCATCAAACCGCTGAGATTGGCTATGCTTTATCACAAGCCTATTGGGGAAAAGGCTTGATGACTGAGGCTACAAAAGAAGTGATTCGTTTTGGCTTTCAACAAATGGATTTAGTTCGTATTCAAGCCAAATGTTTGACTAAAAACATTGGATCGAGACGAGTTATGGAAAAGGCTGGTATGACCTATGAAGGCACGCATCAAAAAGTTTTGAAAATAAAAGGTCAACACTGGGATGTTCATGTTTGCGCCATTGTTAAATAA
- a CDS encoding GNAT family N-acetyltransferase — translation MYTDKEVTIRPIEDKDLKRLWELMYKEEAPEWKKWDAPYFPHKAVAYDVFLTKATSWINEKDIWGICLNDELIGVVTYYFEDQQKHWLELGIVIHEGQNWGKGIGTRALKMWMDHVFQSVEVAHVGLTTWSGNARMIRAAEKLGMQMEARIRKVRFYEGEYYDSIRMGILREEWQQ, via the coding sequence ATGTACACAGATAAAGAAGTAACGATTCGTCCAATTGAAGATAAAGATTTGAAACGCCTATGGGAATTAATGTATAAGGAAGAGGCACCCGAATGGAAAAAATGGGATGCGCCTTATTTTCCACATAAAGCAGTCGCTTACGATGTCTTTTTAACGAAAGCAACTAGCTGGATTAATGAAAAAGATATTTGGGGCATCTGTCTGAATGATGAATTAATCGGAGTAGTGACTTATTACTTTGAGGATCAACAAAAGCATTGGCTAGAGTTGGGGATTGTTATTCATGAAGGCCAAAATTGGGGCAAAGGAATAGGAACGCGTGCTTTGAAAATGTGGATGGATCATGTTTTTCAATCGGTTGAGGTTGCTCATGTTGGCTTGACGACTTGGTCAGGAAATGCGCGCATGATACGTGCTGCTGAAAAGTTAGGGATGCAGATGGAAGCACGTATTCGAAAAGTCCGATTCTATGAAGGCGAATACTATGACTCGATTCGAATGGGTATCCTAAGAGAAGAATGGCAACAATAA
- a CDS encoding GNAT family N-acetyltransferase: protein MAELYLRFPTRADRDNVMAYRQSFIDSNDSMDGTSGLADYDNYDDWLDQIELFQKKETVPADRVLSDTFLVVRKEDEAIIGMVNNRYELNDYLLAFGGHIGYSVKPSERRKGYASQLLHLALDHYRARGIDRVLLTCDKDNIASAKVIQHNGGQLEDERQENNRITQRYWIAVS from the coding sequence ATGGCAGAATTATATTTGCGTTTTCCAACACGAGCAGACCGCGATAATGTCATGGCTTATCGACAATCTTTTATTGATTCAAACGACTCCATGGATGGCACATCTGGCTTAGCTGACTATGACAATTACGATGATTGGTTAGATCAAATCGAATTATTCCAGAAAAAGGAAACCGTGCCAGCTGACCGAGTATTGTCTGATACTTTTTTAGTTGTCCGAAAAGAAGACGAGGCCATTATTGGAATGGTAAATAACCGTTACGAGTTAAATGATTATCTATTGGCGTTTGGCGGCCATATTGGCTACAGCGTTAAACCGTCAGAGCGCCGTAAAGGCTATGCTAGCCAGCTGCTTCATCTGGCACTAGACCATTACCGTGCGAGGGGTATTGACCGCGTCCTTTTGACCTGTGACAAAGACAACATCGCCTCTGCCAAAGTCATTCAACACAATGGCGGCCAGCTAGAAGATGAACGCCAAGAAAACAATCGCATCACTCAACGCTATTGGATAGCTGTTTCCTAA
- a CDS encoding NUDIX hydrolase N-terminal domain-containing protein, whose translation MNEEKWLTWAKELRAIAQAGLTYWLI comes from the coding sequence TTGAATGAAGAAAAATGGCTAACATGGGCTAAGGAATTGCGAGCGATTGCTCAAGCGGGACTGACTTACTGGCTTATTTAA
- a CDS encoding GNAT family N-acetyltransferase yields MIVRSVALAELEQLIAIENDGFTPEEAASRQAFIERVTVIPDSFIVAVEDGVILGYVNGPVISQAYITDDTIV; encoded by the coding sequence ATGATTGTTAGATCGGTCGCGTTGGCAGAGTTAGAGCAATTAATAGCCATTGAAAATGACGGCTTTACGCCAGAAGAAGCAGCTTCACGACAAGCTTTTATCGAACGTGTTACTGTCATTCCGGATAGTTTTATTGTAGCCGTGGAAGACGGCGTGATTCTAGGTTATGTCAACGGCCCAGTTATTAGCCAAGCTTATATCACTGATGACACGATTGTTTGA
- the leuC gene encoding 3-isopropylmalate dehydratase large subunit, which translates to MKQTLFDKVWQQHVLTGEEGNAQLLYIDLHMIHEVTTPQGFESLRLEGRKLRAPDKTIATIDHNVPTKNIFTIKDAISRKQIETLQRNCQEFGIELMDHGSEGQGIVHMIGPEQGATQPGKTVVCGDSHTATHGAFGAISFGIGSSEVEHVFATQTLWQKKPKNMGIKITGQLQNGVYAKDIMLHLIHSYGTDFATGYAIEFYGDTVSSLSMEARMTMCNMAIEFGAKYGLVAPDQKTFDYLKGRPKAPKDFDRAVAYWKTLYSDPDAAFDYVLEINVSELAPYVTWGTTPAMGLPIGKAFPEISDHNDERAYQYMELKPGMIATDIPLQYIFIGSCTNARLEDLIEGAKYIKGRKVADHISAWVVPGSRPVKRAAEKMGIAQQFIDAGFEWREPGCSACISMNADRVPPKTHCASTTNRNFEGRQGKDARTHLCSPAMAVLAAVKGYFYDTRLDDREVPAL; encoded by the coding sequence ATGAAGCAAACACTATTTGACAAAGTTTGGCAGCAACATGTGTTAACGGGAGAAGAAGGCAATGCCCAGCTGTTATATATTGACTTGCATATGATTCATGAAGTTACTACGCCTCAAGGGTTTGAGAGTCTACGCTTAGAAGGCAGGAAATTAAGAGCTCCCGACAAAACCATTGCGACTATTGATCATAATGTCCCGACTAAAAATATTTTTACTATTAAAGATGCGATTTCAAGAAAACAAATCGAAACCTTACAAAGAAACTGCCAAGAGTTTGGTATCGAGCTGATGGATCATGGGAGTGAAGGGCAAGGGATTGTTCATATGATTGGACCGGAGCAAGGTGCCACGCAACCTGGTAAAACAGTGGTCTGCGGCGATTCCCATACCGCCACGCACGGTGCTTTTGGAGCTATCTCATTCGGGATTGGCTCCTCAGAAGTGGAGCACGTTTTTGCGACACAAACACTTTGGCAAAAGAAACCAAAAAATATGGGCATCAAAATTACCGGGCAACTACAGAATGGTGTTTATGCCAAGGATATCATGCTTCATCTCATCCATTCTTATGGCACGGATTTTGCGACCGGCTATGCCATTGAATTTTATGGCGACACTGTTAGTAGTCTATCGATGGAAGCACGCATGACCATGTGTAACATGGCGATTGAATTCGGAGCTAAATATGGCTTGGTGGCACCAGACCAGAAAACCTTTGATTATTTAAAAGGAAGACCTAAGGCGCCGAAAGACTTTGACCGTGCCGTCGCATATTGGAAGACTCTGTATTCCGATCCGGATGCTGCCTTTGACTATGTTTTAGAAATCAATGTATCTGAATTGGCCCCTTATGTAACGTGGGGAACAACGCCAGCTATGGGTTTACCAATTGGAAAAGCATTTCCAGAGATTAGTGACCATAACGATGAGCGTGCCTACCAATATATGGAATTGAAGCCGGGTATGATAGCGACAGATATCCCGCTACAGTATATTTTTATAGGTTCATGCACCAATGCACGTCTGGAAGATTTGATTGAGGGAGCGAAGTATATTAAAGGTCGTAAAGTAGCGGATCACATTTCAGCTTGGGTTGTTCCCGGTAGTCGGCCGGTTAAACGTGCCGCTGAAAAAATGGGGATTGCTCAGCAATTTATTGACGCAGGGTTTGAGTGGCGAGAGCCGGGGTGTTCGGCTTGTATTTCTATGAATGCTGACCGTGTCCCACCCAAAACCCATTGTGCTTCCACAACCAACCGTAACTTTGAAGGCCGACAAGGCAAGGATGCGCGCACACATTTATGTAGTCCTGCTATGGCTGTTTTAGCAGCTGTTAAAGGATATTTTTATGATACGCGACTAGACGATAGGGAGGTGCCAGCACTATGA
- a CDS encoding NAD-dependent epimerase/dehydratase family protein: MSKVFILGGTGFLGYYTTKELLARGYEVKTMALPPMPAEGLFPSQVDIQLGDINQLSDKEIIDMLSDCSGFMYAAGADERVTPVKPALKFFYEANVLPTQRLARLARQAGVKKFVVYGSYFSEFAERFDGKYDLKNQGYPNTRLLQEQVAFAEGEGAMDVMSLRLPYIFGTMPGRMPLWKMFTDQIKGRPVFPSLKGGTAMVTVEQVAEAAVGAMENGKHRKTYAISALNMKFEEFYKMMVEALGQSDTTQVAVVPFEQIRESYEQVDKHSAEKGLEHGIRYSLMGQLQEEDLYINPADTMLELGIKDHDVIQSIKETLVRCVAE, encoded by the coding sequence ATGTCAAAAGTATTTATTTTAGGTGGAACAGGTTTTTTAGGTTACTATACAACGAAGGAATTGCTTGCACGTGGTTATGAAGTAAAGACAATGGCATTACCACCTATGCCAGCAGAAGGATTATTCCCAAGTCAGGTTGACATTCAATTAGGTGATATTAACCAATTATCAGATAAAGAAATTATTGACATGCTTTCTGATTGTAGCGGTTTTATGTACGCAGCAGGCGCTGATGAACGAGTTACACCAGTAAAGCCAGCATTAAAATTCTTCTATGAAGCAAATGTCCTACCAACTCAAAGATTAGCTCGTTTAGCAAGACAAGCGGGTGTGAAGAAATTTGTGGTTTACGGTTCATATTTTTCTGAGTTTGCGGAGCGTTTTGATGGGAAATATGATTTAAAAAATCAAGGGTACCCCAATACTCGTTTATTGCAAGAACAAGTAGCATTTGCTGAAGGTGAGGGAGCAATGGACGTCATGAGTTTACGTTTACCGTATATTTTCGGTACTATGCCTGGAAGAATGCCGTTATGGAAAATGTTCACTGATCAAATCAAAGGACGTCCTGTTTTTCCATCATTAAAAGGTGGAACTGCTATGGTTACAGTAGAACAAGTGGCTGAAGCAGCAGTTGGGGCAATGGAGAATGGCAAGCATCGTAAGACTTATGCTATTTCAGCTTTAAATATGAAGTTTGAAGAATTTTACAAAATGATGGTTGAGGCTCTTGGTCAGTCTGATACCACTCAAGTTGCTGTCGTCCCGTTTGAACAGATAAGAGAATCTTACGAACAAGTTGATAAGCATTCAGCAGAAAAAGGATTAGAGCATGGTATTCGTTACTCACTAATGGGTCAATTGCAAGAAGAAGACTTGTATATAAATCCAGCTGATACAATGCTAGAGTTGGGAATAAAAGATCATGATGTCATACAGTCTATTAAGGAAACATTAGTAAGATGTGTAGCGGAATAA
- a CDS encoding GNAT family N-acetyltransferase, with translation MSSILFQAIDQTNEEAVKSLRIKKEQEEFIESVAECLTEAEEVEEWQTVAIYFDDRLVGFAMYGSFGPNRDTWIDRIIIDQAYQGKGLGRAVMLALIDRVSKLYDVQTIYLSIIETNHAAHYLYKSIGFSYINEKDPNGELIFKYTKLE, from the coding sequence ATGTCATCGATTCTATTTCAGGCTATTGATCAAACGAACGAAGAAGCGGTCAAATCACTTCGTATAAAAAAAGAGCAAGAAGAGTTTATTGAATCTGTAGCAGAATGCCTTACAGAGGCAGAAGAAGTAGAAGAGTGGCAGACTGTAGCGATTTACTTTGATGATAGGCTTGTCGGTTTTGCGATGTATGGGTCGTTTGGCCCTAATCGGGATACATGGATTGACCGAATAATAATTGATCAAGCTTATCAGGGCAAGGGACTTGGGCGAGCCGTAATGCTAGCGCTAATTGACCGCGTTAGCAAGCTCTATGATGTTCAAACTATCTATTTGAGTATCATCGAAACCAATCACGCTGCCCACTATTTATATAAAAGTATTGGCTTTAGCTATATCAACGAAAAAGATCCGAACGGCGAATTGATTTTTAAATATACGAAATTAGAATAG